In Zea mays cultivar B73 chromosome 7, Zm-B73-REFERENCE-NAM-5.0, whole genome shotgun sequence, the following proteins share a genomic window:
- the LOC100170244 gene encoding E3 ubiquitin-protein ligase DIS1, protein MASVTYIDDSHAEVIDPPKNEEMLDATELVGDHIQNSPKPNVASYGNVRELLECPVCLSAMYPPIHQCSNGHTLCSGCKPRVHNRCPTCRHELGNIRCLALEKVAASLELPCKYQNFGCLGIYPYYCKLKHESQCQYRPYTCPYAGSECTVAGDIPYLVNHLKDDHKVDMHNGSTFNHRYVKSNPHEVENATWMLTVFSCFGQYFCLHFEAFQLGMAPVYIAFLRFMGDDAEAKNYSYSLEVGGSGRKMTWQGVPRSIRDSHRKVRDSYDGLIIQRNMALFFSGGDRKELKLRVTGRIWKEQ, encoded by the exons ATGGCATCAGTTACTTATATTGATGATAGCCATGCTGAGGTTATTGATCCTCCAAAGAATGAGGAAATGCTGGATGCCACTGAACTTGTTGGTGATCATATTCAGAATTCACCAAAACCAAATGTGGCAAGCTATGGCAACGTGCGTGAGCTACTGGAATGCCCTGTGTGTTTGAGTGCCATGTATCCTCCAATTCATCAG TGCTCCAACGGACATACTCTGTGTTCTGGATGCAAGCCAAGGGTTCATAATCGCTGTCCAACATGCAGGCATGAACTGGGTAACATAAGATGCCTTGCTCTGGAAAAGGTGGCTGCATCACTAGAGCTTCCATGCAAGTACCAGAACTTTGGGTGCTTGGGCATATATCCTTACTATTGCAAGCTGAAACACGAATCGCAATGCCAATACAGACCATATACTTGTCCATATGCTGGATCTGAATGCACGGTTGCTGGTGATATTCCGTATCTAGTAAATCACTTGAAAGATGACCATAAGGTCGACATGCACAATGGAAGCACCTTCAATCATCGTTATGTCAAGTCAAATCCTCATGAAGTCGAGAATGCTACCTGGATGCTCACG GTTTTCAGCTGCTTCGGCCAGTACTTCTGCCTGCACTTCGAGGCTTTCCAGCTGGGCATGGCGCCCGTGTACATCGCCTTCCTCCGGTTCATGGGGGACGACGCTGAGGCCAAGAACTACAGCTACAGCCTGGAGGTCGGGGGCAGCGGGCGCAAGATGACATGGCAGGGCGTGCCTCGGAGCATCAGAGACAGCCACCGGAAGGTCCGGGACAGCTACGACGGGCTCATCATCCAGCGCAACATGGCGCTCTTCTTCTCGGGTGGCGACAGGAAGGAGCTCAAGCTGCGGGTCACCGGGAGGATCTGGAAGGAGCAGTGA